The following are from one region of the Sandaracinus amylolyticus genome:
- a CDS encoding MopE-related protein: MSPSRLVAPAFVLLLVAGAASRAHAQPCTPEVCDGVDNDCNDIPDDGVAPTECVPAGTPPGLVYGGASQCARGSQACGSSSCVGFVGPSMEICDGIDNDCDGQRDEGALLGVGMPCGPDRPPCAPGVTACVFGALVCQGGIGPRPEQCNGVDDDCNGSVDDGQLDGAPPPAASGCWTLPGSCCSFGSLTWCPPPGGTCSDAGTFAGACAPGRIECADGGWTCAGGSGPTEELCNGDDDDCDGTADDALPDVGFPCGSDEGACTRGVTACVGGSFLCMGVVSPEPETCNDVDDDCNGEVDDELELGTCVVPYDTTAYPGDRSGGACTPGALACEDGTTACVGVAPSPERCNGADDDCDGSIDEAGAAPDGLDGTTSPVDPTRTLGAACGTGEGLCAGGVWSCASGAVACSTEPETEACNCLDDDCDGARDQGALCGASGTCADLGETCGCVVVCTDDEDCAAGERCGDVVVSETGATARGCVAAEGVDAGTLDDAGALDDAGALDDAGHTSLDGGSGTDAGAPAPTESDGCSCRAVGTRAGLPAWPLVVLAALALARRRR; this comes from the coding sequence ATGAGCCCATCCCGCCTCGTCGCGCCCGCGTTCGTCCTCTTGCTCGTCGCCGGCGCCGCCTCGCGCGCCCACGCGCAGCCGTGCACGCCCGAGGTCTGCGACGGCGTCGACAACGACTGCAACGACATCCCCGACGACGGCGTCGCGCCGACCGAGTGCGTGCCCGCGGGCACCCCGCCCGGCCTCGTCTACGGCGGCGCGAGCCAGTGCGCGCGCGGCAGCCAGGCGTGCGGCTCCTCGAGCTGCGTCGGGTTCGTCGGGCCCTCGATGGAGATCTGCGACGGCATCGACAACGACTGCGACGGTCAGCGCGACGAGGGGGCGCTTCTCGGCGTCGGCATGCCCTGCGGCCCCGATCGACCGCCGTGCGCGCCGGGAGTCACCGCGTGCGTGTTCGGGGCGCTCGTGTGCCAGGGCGGCATCGGACCGCGACCCGAGCAGTGCAACGGCGTCGACGACGACTGCAACGGCTCGGTCGACGACGGGCAGCTCGACGGCGCGCCGCCGCCCGCCGCGTCCGGGTGCTGGACGCTGCCCGGGAGCTGCTGCTCGTTCGGATCGCTCACCTGGTGCCCGCCGCCCGGCGGGACCTGCTCCGACGCCGGCACGTTCGCCGGGGCGTGCGCCCCCGGGCGCATCGAGTGCGCGGACGGTGGATGGACCTGCGCGGGCGGGAGCGGGCCGACCGAGGAGCTCTGCAACGGCGACGACGACGACTGCGACGGGACCGCGGACGACGCGCTGCCGGACGTCGGCTTCCCGTGTGGCTCCGACGAGGGCGCGTGCACGAGGGGCGTGACGGCGTGCGTCGGCGGCAGCTTCCTGTGCATGGGCGTCGTGTCGCCCGAGCCCGAGACCTGCAACGACGTCGACGACGACTGCAATGGCGAGGTCGACGACGAGCTCGAGCTCGGCACCTGCGTCGTGCCCTACGACACCACCGCGTACCCCGGTGATCGCAGCGGCGGCGCGTGCACGCCCGGGGCGCTCGCGTGCGAGGACGGCACGACGGCGTGCGTCGGCGTCGCGCCGTCGCCCGAGCGCTGCAACGGCGCCGACGACGACTGCGACGGATCGATCGACGAGGCGGGCGCCGCACCCGATGGTCTCGACGGCACCACGTCGCCCGTCGATCCCACGCGCACCCTCGGCGCGGCGTGCGGCACCGGCGAGGGCCTGTGCGCCGGCGGCGTGTGGTCGTGCGCGAGCGGTGCGGTCGCCTGCAGCACCGAGCCCGAGACCGAGGCCTGCAACTGCCTCGACGACGACTGCGACGGCGCGCGCGACCAGGGCGCGCTCTGCGGCGCATCGGGCACCTGCGCCGACCTCGGCGAGACCTGCGGATGCGTCGTCGTCTGCACCGACGACGAGGACTGCGCCGCGGGCGAGCGCTGCGGTGACGTCGTCGTGAGCGAGACCGGCGCCACCGCGCGCGGCTGCGTCGCGGCGGAGGGCGTCGATGCCGGAACACTCGACGATGCCGGAGCACTCGACGATGCCGGCGCGCTCGACGATGCCGGCCACACCTCGCTCGACGGCGGCAGCGGGACCGATGCCGGCGCGCCCGCGCCGACCGAGAGCGATGGCTGCTCGTGCCGCGCGGTCGGGACGCGCGCGGGGCTCCCCGCGTGGCCGCTCGTCGTTCTCGCCGCGCTGGCGCTCGCACGACGCCGTCGCTGA
- a CDS encoding rhodanese-like domain-containing protein has translation MPKRVSPQEAKGLIDQGWVYVDVRTPEEYAAGHPAGAYNVPLGPELVGAIESLFPARDAKIVVGCQAGGRSLRALGLLEAAGYTHVVDQRAGWGGNATEPGWSASGLPAETAAQPGHSWREIAAKRG, from the coding sequence ATGCCGAAGCGTGTGAGCCCGCAGGAAGCCAAGGGCCTGATCGATCAGGGCTGGGTCTACGTCGACGTCCGCACGCCCGAGGAGTACGCGGCGGGACATCCCGCGGGCGCCTACAACGTGCCGCTCGGGCCCGAGCTCGTGGGCGCGATCGAGTCGCTCTTCCCGGCGCGCGACGCGAAGATCGTCGTCGGATGCCAGGCCGGCGGGCGCTCGCTGCGCGCGCTCGGGCTGCTCGAGGCCGCGGGCTACACCCACGTCGTCGATCAGCGCGCGGGCTGGGGCGGCAACGCGACCGAGCCCGGATGGAGCGCGTCGGGGCTGCCCGCCGAGACCGCCGCGCAGCCGGGCCACAGCTGGCGCGAGATCGCGGC
- a CDS encoding ABC transporter ATP-binding protein, protein MASEAPVIEVRGLHKTFRIGFFRKKVEAVRGIDFEVRRGEIFGLLGPNGAGKTTSIKSILRLIFPTAGTIKLFGSLSPSPEALRRLGYLPESPYVYQYLRAPEFLDLCGRLCGLDARTRAKRADEMIARVGLGHAIDRPIGRFSKGMLQRIGLAQALLHDPELLILDEPMSGLDPIGRKEVRDLIVEERQRGKTILFTSHILSDVERLCDRVAIVHRGKVTAYGALSQLLKPEVQRTEIELEGCDDALRTRLDEMGVKTSTVEKRVVAIVEGETGAREVLEAALAGGARVVAVQEQRETLEDLFVRDALRSGGAPLDR, encoded by the coding sequence ATGGCGAGCGAAGCGCCGGTCATCGAGGTGCGCGGCCTCCACAAGACGTTCCGCATCGGGTTCTTCCGCAAGAAGGTCGAGGCGGTGCGTGGCATCGACTTCGAAGTGCGACGCGGCGAGATCTTCGGGCTGCTCGGCCCGAACGGCGCCGGCAAGACCACGTCGATCAAGTCGATCCTGCGGCTGATCTTCCCGACCGCGGGGACGATCAAGCTCTTCGGGTCGCTCTCGCCCTCGCCCGAGGCGCTGCGCCGTCTCGGCTACCTGCCCGAGAGCCCCTACGTCTACCAGTACCTGCGCGCGCCCGAGTTCCTCGATCTCTGCGGGCGCCTCTGCGGGCTCGACGCGAGGACGCGCGCCAAGCGCGCCGACGAGATGATCGCGCGGGTCGGGCTCGGTCACGCGATCGATCGCCCGATCGGTCGCTTCTCCAAGGGCATGCTCCAGCGCATCGGCCTCGCGCAGGCGCTGCTCCACGATCCCGAGCTCTTGATCCTCGACGAGCCGATGAGCGGGCTCGATCCCATCGGCCGCAAGGAAGTGCGCGACCTGATCGTCGAGGAGCGCCAGCGCGGCAAGACCATCCTCTTCACCAGCCACATCCTCAGTGACGTCGAGCGGCTCTGCGATCGCGTCGCGATCGTGCATCGCGGCAAGGTCACCGCGTACGGCGCGCTCTCGCAGCTGCTCAAGCCCGAGGTGCAGCGCACCGAGATCGAGCTCGAGGGCTGCGACGACGCGCTCCGCACACGCCTCGACGAGATGGGCGTGAAGACCAGCACCGTCGAGAAGCGCGTCGTCGCGATCGTCGAGGGCGAGACCGGCGCGCGAGAGGTGCTCGAGGCCGCGCTCGCCGGCGGCGCACGCGTGGTCGCGGTGCAGGAGCAGCGCGAGACCCTCGAGGACCTCTTCGTGCGCGACGCCCTGCGCAGCGGCGGCGCACCGCTCGATCGCTGA
- a CDS encoding DegT/DnrJ/EryC1/StrS family aminotransferase, translating to MTIKLASPELGAEESAAIARVLSSGMLVQGREVEAFERALAERCGRAHAIAVSSGTAALELALRALGVSGGEVIVPDLTWPSPAHAALLAGATPVLVDVDPDEWNVRADAIARARSSTTRAVIAIDQLGAPARHDEIARAAGDVPIVEDAACAIGSTFEGRPCGAFGVVACLSFHPRKVITTGEGGACLTDDAALAAELRTLRNHGQRTPGVFAYAGPNQRLTEMQAAMGRVQIDRLDAIVAHRRALADRYRATLPREVAPQRLAPRATRNEQTFGVLLPARCDADARDRVIETLKREGIESGRLSYALHRLPSLDAARREGALPHADAIVARGLALPLHGAMSETDVDRVVATLARALE from the coding sequence GTGACGATCAAGCTGGCGAGCCCGGAGCTCGGCGCAGAGGAGAGCGCAGCGATCGCGCGGGTGCTCTCGAGCGGGATGCTGGTCCAGGGACGCGAGGTCGAGGCGTTCGAGCGCGCCCTCGCGGAGCGCTGCGGGCGGGCTCACGCGATCGCGGTCTCGTCGGGCACCGCGGCGCTCGAGCTCGCGCTGCGCGCCCTCGGCGTGTCGGGCGGCGAGGTGATCGTGCCCGACCTCACCTGGCCCTCGCCCGCCCACGCGGCGCTGCTCGCGGGCGCGACGCCGGTGCTGGTCGACGTCGATCCCGACGAGTGGAACGTGCGCGCCGACGCGATCGCCCGGGCACGCTCGAGCACGACGCGCGCGGTGATCGCGATCGATCAGCTCGGCGCGCCGGCGCGCCACGACGAGATCGCACGCGCCGCCGGCGACGTGCCGATCGTCGAGGACGCGGCGTGCGCGATCGGGAGCACCTTCGAGGGGCGTCCCTGCGGCGCGTTCGGCGTCGTCGCGTGCCTCTCGTTCCATCCGCGCAAGGTCATCACGACCGGTGAGGGCGGCGCGTGCCTCACCGACGACGCAGCGCTCGCGGCCGAGCTGCGCACGCTGCGCAACCACGGTCAGCGCACGCCCGGCGTGTTCGCATACGCAGGCCCCAACCAGCGCCTCACCGAGATGCAGGCGGCGATGGGCCGGGTGCAGATCGATCGGCTCGACGCGATCGTCGCGCATCGTCGCGCGCTCGCCGATCGCTATCGCGCCACGCTCCCGCGCGAGGTCGCACCGCAGCGCCTCGCACCGCGCGCGACCCGCAACGAGCAGACGTTCGGTGTGCTGCTGCCCGCGCGCTGCGATGCCGACGCGCGCGATCGCGTGATCGAGACGCTCAAGCGCGAAGGCATCGAGTCGGGACGTCTCTCCTACGCGCTGCATCGCCTTCCGAGCCTCGACGCGGCGCGGAGAGAAGGCGCGTTGCCGCACGCCGATGCGATCGTGGCGCGAGGTCTCGCGCTCCCCCTCCACGGCGCGATGTCCGAGACCGACGTCGATCGTGTCGTCGCCACGCTGGCGCGCGCGCTCGAGTGA
- a CDS encoding helix-turn-helix domain-containing protein: MARPKNPMARITFTPTTELAPLLEACGDHVLVRRSFAFWQSSLRVHGTIFWGRPDESDVLAMESVWDAHLATPFGPDPTLVDVRALESIDLLAFERMVRVFAERRSAWTARTGPHAILHGSGLASAATLGIMQIAAQGHRLRAFGSARDALGWLGVPALEADYDALRGTLLDAPDVVRRVRAALDEDHRLDTRELARKLGTSVRSLQRHLESAGTSLREERAQRLVARAEQLLEGTELDLAAIGAAIGAGSAGRLVALFRKLRGTTPGAFRASRRTR, translated from the coding sequence ATGGCGCGTCCGAAGAACCCGATGGCGCGGATCACGTTCACCCCGACGACGGAGCTCGCGCCGCTGCTCGAGGCGTGCGGCGATCACGTGCTCGTGCGGCGCTCGTTCGCGTTCTGGCAGTCGAGCCTGCGCGTGCACGGAACGATCTTCTGGGGCCGACCCGACGAGTCCGACGTGCTCGCGATGGAGAGCGTGTGGGACGCGCACCTCGCGACGCCGTTCGGCCCCGACCCCACGCTCGTCGACGTGCGCGCGCTCGAGTCGATCGACCTGCTCGCTTTCGAGCGGATGGTCCGAGTGTTCGCCGAGCGGCGCAGCGCGTGGACCGCGCGCACCGGCCCGCACGCGATCCTGCACGGCAGCGGGCTCGCGAGCGCGGCGACGCTCGGGATCATGCAGATCGCCGCGCAGGGGCACCGCCTGCGCGCCTTCGGCAGCGCGCGCGACGCGCTCGGATGGCTCGGCGTACCGGCGCTCGAGGCCGACTACGACGCGCTCCGCGGGACGCTGCTCGATGCACCCGACGTGGTGCGGCGGGTGCGCGCGGCGCTCGACGAGGATCATCGGCTCGACACGCGCGAGCTCGCGCGGAAGCTCGGGACGAGCGTGCGCTCGCTGCAGCGTCACCTCGAGTCGGCGGGGACGTCGCTGCGGGAGGAGCGCGCGCAGCGGCTCGTCGCGCGCGCGGAGCAGCTGCTCGAGGGCACCGAGCTCGACCTGGCGGCGATCGGGGCCGCGATCGGGGCGGGCTCGGCGGGGCGGCTCGTCGCGCTGTTCCGCAAGCTGCGCGGCACCACGCCGGGCGCGTTCCGCGCGTCGCGCCGCACCCGTTGA